One segment of Carya illinoinensis cultivar Pawnee chromosome 1, C.illinoinensisPawnee_v1, whole genome shotgun sequence DNA contains the following:
- the LOC122318913 gene encoding cysteine-tryptophan domain-containing zinc finger protein 7-like isoform X1, which produces MVDMEGNPELEGGETRYFKGDENKNIDPDIALSYIDEKIQNVLGHFQKDFEGGVSAEHLGAKFGGYGSFLPAYERSPSIWSRPKSPQRNYNVSRSNNLPIEGASQNLKAPPNTAPPLRLGITSCSAHQLHKSRILSTDVSLKQSQVSDMSPLKDETSNRPGNPTDQRPFKVRIKMGSDNSGRGNAAIYSGLGLDYSPSSSPGNSLEESEGASPISQGTVDDSPASIIQEMTSFTIPGGVLISPLHDSLLCLMRKEKVFSIGKPKPPLKGHQEHSAMLVDESHSIMGNGKVFKEKRTKSMKRDRLVKLKYGSTGLDDTALEMKKVSVNETIEAKELLFGDSKCTHVSKSVKEAGGASELLRESNKDGGKSKLLASELVKEESSESISGQEHGKSQKRNPRSSLVENVYGNRVVNYHRDVLIDCKDVSSGQKISSSSKSCSDESEGKEEPNPQKDKIGWKATLREDDEVNLPFKTEELSFEGKKKSKGIQSNGKPVTFSVNETLRPGESAEPSNKKSTGYGGIACNSKVQRQTSQKDYKGKDSRNDSLSLTNLKEKDNRMDPVERPGGDRQKDVNLGAFELQRNVFLDKGKGRSSGKKIDKQSIIYGPSIKDASTACPITENGLTSEMVPPMAVPVVIEEDWVQCDRCQKWRLLPFGTKPDQLPDKWLCSMLNWLHGMNHCDISEEETTKALNALYQLPVPESQTKLQNHATGTTLGVSLGDKQHLDENNQNLSSHGISNRGKKKPGFKEKANAGTIGGPFQVSNSTKNKLQESEKSRSLNDTNQHLAEANPMKKSSSQHLNVLRNLIAEKDMPSQREKPINEGGDVRQIKMKSKREADEYGCGTSKKSKTEDMHADKHKTLKMGSGRVRISSSSSMQTMGSGKVIQKYDGFLPEGTKCDVNDKVVVSAKKLGDKARVSSDGGSLEMRMSSKKDVSLKKRKLKDQEISKNKIETFPNSAPDRRVYEKEERSERGSRKEKKFRFSKTEVESRSNDAADKSNKKGRMSGIFLSDIRDHPVNGMEEARRNDKDQQLRKHKKKIVSERTADVVSLGDLGFGQVSMAANSSSSKVSGSSKTRAYIEEVRGSPVESVSSSPLRTFNLDKLKSAGGDIAGKDDAMNSVLPVMGDFRRCSDGESNAEINANHQLSGKSNPSPDTRNSHLPNGDVDMVEQNVRFCSDLRAPEHSCDEDRGKKHCHDKAVLQKAEKGTGLRSRGKSRSSIADFDGDKIKISDPVNEYTKKSQRIDSNHQVPVHETTADVKHSFPKKTSIKFCKDEKNHARKRDPVGQWSSESRMDTKLKEKEPDGLDMKPDAQCRSNGKLAPQHGLIQDFEGENKADLTQMEQRVGKSKFSLSFGEGKLEKVSLGCAPVPGSQKLNGAIHAPGDMSKTSKDSGKVDNANQVNLSLGNLQPDRQGVRDLKASSPGRLISSSQTATNTLKEAKDLRDTADRLKSSCFGFESNEAYFQAGLKFLHGALLLETCNGEGGRNEEMNPIQAYGTAAKLSELCALQYEARQEMAAAALAYKCSEVAYMKVVYCKHSSLNRDRHELQATLHVVPQGESPSSSASDVDNLNNLATVDKGNLSKGTGSYVAGNQIIVARNRPQFVRLLDFTQDVVFALEASRKSQEAFAAANVILAEEQCVTSVKRVIDFSFEDVEELVHLVRIAMEAISRSGFGAARD; this is translated from the exons ATGGTGGATATGGAAGGGAATCCCGAGCTCGAGGGCGGCGAGACTCGCTATTTCAAGGGTGATGAGAACAAGAACATTGATCCTGACATTGCTCTTTCTTACATT GATGAGAAGATTCAGAATGTGCTCGGccattttcaaaaagattttgaAGGCGGGGTTTCTGCTGAGCACTTGG GGGCAAAATTTGGTGGCTATGGCTCGTTTTTACCAGCTTATGAACGTTCCCCTTCTATTTGGTCTCGACCGAAATCTCCACAAAGAAACTACAATGTTTCCAGATCTAATAATTTACCCATCGAG GGTGCCTCTCAGAATTTGAAAGCTCCCCCAAACACAGCCCCACCTTTGAGGCTTGGTATTACTTCCTGTAGTGCCCATCAATTGCATAAATCACGCATTCTTTCCACGGATGTTTCCCTCAAACAAAGTCAAGTTAGTGATATGAGTCCCTTGAAAGATGAAACTTCCAACAGACCGGGCAATCCAACTGACCAAAGGCCATTTAAAGTTCGAATAAAAATGGGTTCAGATAACTCTGGACGTGGGAATGCAGCAATTTATAGTGGGCTTGGACTTGATTACTCCCCATCTTCATCACCAGGGAACAGCCTGGAAGAGAGTGAAGGCGCGTCACCCATATCTCAAGGCACCGTTGATGACTCTCCAGCTAGCATCATTCAG GAAATGACATCCTTCACCATCCCTGGTGGGGTACTGATATCGCCTCTTCATGACAGTCTGCTTTGCTtgatgagaaaggaaaaagtatTTAGTATCGGTAAACCCAAACCACCCCTTAAAGGACATCAAGAACACTCTGCCATGTTAGTAGATGAGTCACATTCAATCATGGGCAATGGGAAAGTGTTTAAGGAAAAGAGAACAAAATCAATGAAACGAGACAGGCTGGTAAAATTGAAGTATGGGAGTACAGGTTTGGATGACACAGCATTAGAAATGAAGAAAGTATCAGTAAATGAAACCATAGAAGCTAAGGAGCTTTTGTTCGGTGACTCGAAATGCACTCACGTTTCCAAGTCAGTGAAAGAGGCTGGTGGAGCATCTGAACTTCTTAGGGAGAGTAACAAGGATGGTGGGAAAAGTAAATTACTTGCCTCCGAATTAGTGAAAGAGGAGTCTTCAGAGTCAATATCTGGCCAGGAGCATGGCAAGAGTCAAAAGCGAAATCCTAGGAGTAGTTTAGTGGAAAATGTTTATGGAAACAGAGTGGTAAATTACCACAGGGATGTTTTAATCGACTGTAAGGATGTCAGCAGTGGTCAGAAAATTTCTTCCTCCTCAAAAAGCTGTTCTGATGAGTCTGAAGGTAAGGAAGAGCCAAATCCTCAAAAAGATAAGATTGGTTGGAAAGCTACACTTCGCGAAGATGATGAAGTTAATCTTCCTTTTAAGACAGAAGAGCTGTCATTTGAGGGCAAAAAGAAGTCAAAGGGGATACAGAGTAACGGCAAGCCAGTTACCTTTTCAGTAAACGAAACCTTGAGGCCTGGTGAAAGTGCAGAACCAAGTAATAAAAAGAGTACTGGTTATGGTGGTATTGCCTGTAACAGTAAAGTTCAAAGGCAAACGTCACAGAAGGATTATAAGGGCAAAGATAGTCGTAACGATTCATTGTCGTTAACAAATTTAAAGGAGAAGGATAATCGAATGGATCCAGTGGAGAGGCCTGGTGGTGACAGACAAAAAGATGTTAACCTTGGTGCTTTTGAATTGCAACGGAATGTGTTCTTGGATAAAGGAAAGGGAAGATCAAGTGGTAAGAAAATTGATAAGCAATCAATAATATATGGGCCATCTATAAAAGATGCTTCAACTGCATGTCCTATTACAGAAAATGGACTCACTTCTGAGATGGTACCACCAATGGCAGTGCCAGTAGTTATAGAAGAAGATTGGGTACAGTGTGACAGATGTCAGAAGTGGCGGCTTTTACCCTTTGGTACAAAGCCAGACCAACTACCTGATAAATGGTTGTGTAGCATGCTAAATTGGCT GCATGGTATGAACCACTGTGACATTAGTGAGGAAGAGACAACGAAAGCCCTCAATGCATTGTATCAATTACCAGTTCCTGAGAGTCAGACCAAATTACAAAATCATGCCACCGGAACTACATTGGGAGTGTCCTTGGGTGATAAGCAACATCTTGATGAGAATAACCAGAATTTGAGTTCCCATGGCATCTCTAACCGAGGAAAGAAAAAACCTGGTTTTAAGGAAAAAGCAAATGCAGGAACCATTGGTGGCCCCTTTCAAGTCTCTAACTCCACAAAGAATAAGCTACAAGAATCAGAGAAAAGCAGGAGCTTAAATGACACAAACCAGCATCTTGCAGAAGCAAATCcaatgaaaaaatctagttctCAACATTTGAATGTGTTGCGCAACTTGATTGCAGAAAAAGACATGCCTAGTCAGAGAGAAAAACCAATTAATGAAGGAG GTGATGTGagacaaataaaaatgaaaagcaagAGGGAGGCTGATGAATATGGATGTGGAACTTCTAAGAAGTCCAAAACTGAGGATATGCATGCTGATAAACACAAGACTCTCAAAATGGGCAGTGGGAGGGTGCGTATCAGTTCAAGTTCTTCCATGCAAACCATGGGAAGTGGAAAGGTTATCCAGAAATATGATGGATTTTTACCTGAGGGCACAAAGTGTGATGTCAATGACAAGGTAGTAGTTTCTGCTAAGAAACTGGGAGACAAAGCGCGGGTATCATCTGACGGCGGATCCCTGGAAATGAGAATGTCTAGCAAAAAGGATGTGTCTTTGAAGAAAAGGAAATTGAAGGACCAGGAGATCAGCAAGAATAAGATAGAGACATTTCCTAATTCTGCACCTGATCGCAGGGTATATGAGAAAGAGGAAAGAAGTGAAAGAGGATCCAGGAAGGAAAAGAAGTTCAGGTTTTCAAAAACTGAGGTGGAGTCGAGATCTAATGATGCTGCTGATAAGTCGAACAAAAAAGGTAGGATGTCAGGAATCTTCTTGTCAGACATTAGAGATCATCCGGTCAATGGTATGGAAGAAGCCAGGAGAAATGATAAGGACCAGCAACTCCgaaaacataaaaagaagaTTGTTTCTGAACGGACAGCGGATGTTGTTTCATTGGGGGATTTGGGATTCGGACAGGTTTCAATGGCAGCCAATTCAAGCTCTTCAAAGGTTTCAGGATCCAGTAAAACTAGAGCCTACATTGAAGAAGTGAGAGGTTCTCCAGTGGAGTcagtttcttcttctcctttgaGGACCTTTAATTTAGACAAGCTTAAATCGGCAGGAGGGGACATTGCAGGGAAAGACGACGCTATGAATAGTGTTCTCCCTGTGATGGGTGATTTCAGAAGATGCTCGGATGGGGAAAGTAATGCTGAGATCAATGCTAATCACCAATTAAGTGGTAAATCAAATCCTTCCCCTGACACTAGGAACAGCCATTTGCCTAATGGTGATGTTGATATGGTAGAGCAAAATGTTCGGTTCTGCAGTGATCTGCGTGCTCCAGAACATAGCTGTGATGAGGATAGAGGGAAGAAGCATTGCCACGACAAGGCAGTTCTGCAGAAAGCTGAGAAGGGTACTGGTTTGCGATCTAGGGGCAAGAGCAGAAGTTCCATAGCTGATTTTGATGGAGATAAGATAAAGATATCTGATCCAGTTAATGAGTATACAAAGAAGAGCCAGAGGATTGATTCTAATCACCAAGTTCCTGTTCATGAAACAACAGCTGATGTTAAACACAGTTTTCCTAAAAAAACTAGCATTAAGTTTTGCAAGGATGAGAAGAATCATGCTCGCAAGAGGGATCCTGTAGGACAATGGTCAAGTGAGAGTCGAATGGAcaccaaattaaaagaaaaagagcctGACGGTTTAGATATGAAACCAGATGCTCAATGTAGGAGTAATGGGAAGCTTGCCCCCCAGCATGGCTTGATTCAGGACTTTGAGGGTGAAAATAAAGCTGATTTGACACAAATGGAGCAAAGAGTTGGGAAATCAAAGTTTTCACTTTCTTTCGGTGAAGGTAAACTAGAAAAAGTATCCCTAGGTTGTGCACCTGTACCAGGATCCCAGAAGTTGAATGGTGCTATTCACGCACCTGGTGACATGTCAAAAACATCAAAAGATTCCGGGAAGGTTGATAATGCCAATCAAGTTAATCTTAGTTTGGGAAATCTTCAGCCTGATAGGCAAGGGGTCAGAGATCTCAAAGCCTCAAGTCCCGGGAGACTAATTTCCTCCAGCCAGACTGCTACAAACACCCTGAAGGAAGCCAAAGATCTCCGAGACACTGCAGATCGTCTAAAG AGCTCTTGCTTTGGTTTTGAAAGCAATGAAGCTTACTTCCAAGCTGGCTTAAAGTTTCTTCACGGAGCTTTACTTCTGGAAACTTGCAATGGTGAGGGTGGCAGAAATGAGGAGATGAATCCAATTCAAGCGTATGGCACTGCGGCTAAACTATCTGA GCTCTGTGCACTTCAATATGAAGCACGCCAAGAGATGGCTGCTGCTGCTTTGGCCTACAAATGCTCAGAGGTGGCATACATGAAGGTGGTCTATTGTAAACACTCTAGTTTGAACAGAGACCGGCATGAATTGCAAGCAACTTTACATGTGGTTCCTCAAG GTGAATCTCCATCATCCTCTGCTTCAGATGTTGATAACTTAAACAATCTGGCAACTGTGGATAAGGGTAATCTATCTAAGGGTACTGGTTCTTATGTTGCTGGAAACCAAATAATTGTTGCTCGAAACCGCCCACAGTTTGTTCGACTGCTTGACTTT ACACAGGATGTAGTTTTTGCGTTGGAGGCCTCTAGAAAGTCCCAGGAGGCTTTTGCAGCTGCTAACGTAATCCTGGCAGAGGAACAATGCGTTACTTCTGTCAAGAGGGTCATTGATTTCAGCTTTGAAGATGTAGAGGAACTAGTACATCTGGTTCGGATTGCAATGGAGGCCATAAGTCGTTCAGGTTTTGGTGCTGCTAGAGACTAA